The Streptomyces laurentii genome contains a region encoding:
- a CDS encoding hypothetical protein (Ferritin-like superfamily of diiron-containing four-helix-bundle proteins; cl00264;~Hypothetical protein XNR_5159 [Streptomyces albus J1074];~dinuclear metal binding motif [ion binding];~identified by MetaGeneAnnotator; putative), producing MLTAKSLFQEIVDDDASFQLFCSIAASGEAQGGWENGRIAALVAPGMRDLAPKIARHGADEDKHGRIFNALLKKRGLAPVPVPPDTDYTMLLERRGIGLAHATLRRDEPLTERDIVVYLAHSRITEERAASQMDMLVTYFGDHPELGKAIRMICHDEDNHLAYCHEELLRLNDEGHGRLIQHTLRACALAEIAIYRDVSLAVMGHMGRILKWPRAKAGTLAAGIHAMYAYERVAGWHRMVDLRMPERRNALGGPPVPVSAF from the coding sequence ATGCTCACGGCCAAGAGCCTGTTCCAGGAAATCGTCGACGACGACGCGTCGTTCCAGCTCTTCTGCTCCATCGCCGCCAGCGGTGAGGCGCAGGGCGGCTGGGAGAACGGCCGGATCGCGGCCCTCGTCGCCCCCGGCATGCGGGACCTGGCCCCCAAGATCGCGCGGCACGGCGCCGACGAGGACAAGCACGGCAGGATCTTCAACGCCCTGCTCAAGAAGCGCGGGCTCGCCCCGGTACCGGTGCCGCCGGACACCGACTACACGATGCTCCTCGAACGGCGCGGCATCGGCCTCGCCCACGCCACCCTGCGCCGCGACGAACCGCTCACCGAGCGGGACATCGTCGTCTATCTCGCGCACAGCCGGATCACCGAGGAACGCGCGGCCTCCCAGATGGACATGCTCGTCACTTATTTCGGGGACCACCCCGAACTCGGCAAGGCGATCAGGATGATCTGCCACGACGAGGACAACCATCTCGCCTACTGCCACGAGGAACTGCTCCGGCTCAACGACGAGGGCCACGGCCGGCTGATCCAGCACACCCTGCGCGCGTGCGCGCTGGCCGAGATCGCGATCTACCGGGATGTCAGCCTCGCCGTGATGGGACACATGGGCCGCATCCTGAAGTGGCCGCGCGCCAAGGCCGGCACGCTCGCCGCCGGCATCCACGCCATGTACGCGTACGAACGGGTCGCCGGCTGGCACCGGATGGTCGACCTCAGGATGCCCGAGCGCCGGAACGCCCTCGGGGGCCCGCCGGTGCCCGTCTCCGCGTTCTGA
- a CDS encoding FMN-dependent monooxygenase (FMN-dependent monooxygenase [Streptomyces cattleya NRRL 8057 = DSM46488];~N5,N10-methylenetetrahydromethanopterin reductase (Mer) catalyzes the reduction of N5,N10-methylenetetrahydromethanopterin with reduced coenzyme F420 to N5-methyltetrahydromethanopterin and oxidized coenzyme F420; cd01097;~identified by MetaGeneAnnotator; putative;~probable F420-dependent oxidoreductase, Rv3520c family; TIGR03559), translating into MRLGINLGYWGAGMDGDNLAVAQEADRLGYAVCWAAEAYGSDAPTVLSFVAARTERIDIGSAIMQIPARQPAMTAMTAATLDSLSGGRFRLGLGVSGPQVSEGWYGVRFDKPLARTREYVEIVRKAMSRERLTHQGEHWTLPLPDGPGKPLKLTVHPTRPHIPLYIAAIGPKNLEQTGEIADGALLIFPAAEHLEETALRPLRAGREKAGLTMEGFDVHPTLPLALGDDVEALADIFRPYTALYVGGMGSRKQNFYNRLAQRMGYEQAAAEIQDKYLSGDKNGAAAAVPHQLIDRTTLLGTVDRIADRMREYAAAGVTTLTLAPAGFTLDERIAALRAGVEALERAGLA; encoded by the coding sequence ATGCGGCTCGGCATCAACCTCGGCTACTGGGGCGCGGGCATGGACGGCGACAATCTCGCCGTCGCCCAGGAAGCGGACCGCCTCGGCTACGCCGTCTGCTGGGCGGCGGAGGCGTACGGCTCCGACGCCCCCACCGTGTTGTCCTTCGTCGCCGCCCGCACGGAGCGGATCGACATCGGCTCGGCCATCATGCAGATCCCGGCCCGCCAGCCCGCGATGACGGCGATGACTGCCGCGACGCTCGACTCCCTGTCCGGCGGCCGGTTCCGGCTCGGGCTCGGCGTCTCCGGGCCGCAGGTCTCCGAGGGCTGGTACGGCGTCAGGTTCGACAAGCCGCTCGCCCGTACCCGCGAGTACGTCGAGATCGTCCGCAAGGCCATGTCCCGCGAGCGCCTGACCCACCAGGGCGAGCACTGGACCCTGCCGCTGCCGGACGGTCCGGGCAAGCCGCTCAAACTCACGGTCCACCCGACCCGCCCGCACATCCCGCTGTACATCGCCGCCATCGGCCCCAAGAACCTGGAACAGACGGGCGAGATCGCCGACGGCGCCCTGCTGATCTTCCCCGCCGCCGAGCACCTGGAGGAGACCGCGCTGCGTCCGCTGCGCGCGGGCCGCGAGAAGGCCGGGCTCACGATGGAGGGCTTCGACGTCCATCCCACCCTGCCGCTCGCACTCGGCGACGACGTCGAGGCGCTCGCCGACATCTTCCGCCCGTACACCGCCCTCTACGTCGGCGGCATGGGCAGCCGCAAGCAGAACTTCTACAACCGGCTCGCCCAGCGCATGGGCTACGAGCAGGCCGCGGCCGAGATCCAGGACAAGTACCTCTCCGGTGACAAGAACGGTGCCGCCGCGGCCGTGCCGCACCAGCTGATCGACCGGACCACCCTGCTCGGCACGGTCGACCGGATCGCCGACCGCATGCGGGAGTACGCGGCGGCGGGGGTGACGACCCTGACCCTGGCCCCCGCCGGCTTCACGCTCGACGAGCGGATCGCCGCCCTGCGCGCGGGGGTGGAGGCGCTGGAGCGGGCCGGACTGGCGTAA